The DNA segment AGCGCTGCGCCTGTGCGAGCGCGAGCTCGATGTGGTCCTGGAGGCACTTGCGGTTCGGCAATCCCGTGAGTGCGTCGTGGTACGCGAGGTGCTCGATCTCCTCCTCGGCCCGCTTGCGGTCCGTGATGTCGACGCACGTGCCCTCGATCACGGGCTCGCGGCCGGGCTCCTCGACGATCGCGCAGCTTTCGAGGGTCCACATCGGTTCGCCGCCGCGGCGCCGGGCGAGGCGCTCGCGGTTCAAGAACACCCGCTCCTCGAGGAGCCGGCGGATCCACAGCTCACGGTCCTTGTCTTCCGGGTGGAACTCCTGGGCCGGCGTGTCGAGGACGTCCGCGGTCGACGCGTACCCGAACATGCGCGCGAAGCTCTCGTTGCACTCGAGCATCCGCCCGTCGAACGTGGACCGGAAGAACCCGGCCGGGTTGCGCTCGTAGAGGCTCCGGAATCGCCGCTCGGAGGCCCGGAGCCCCTCCTCGGCGCGGACGCGGGCCGTCGCGTCGCGGAAGCTCCAGACGCGTCCGACGGGCTGGCCGTCGAGGCGCTGCGGGAGCGAGTACCGCTCGACGATTCTCCCGTCCCGGAAGCGCAGGATGTCGAAGCTCTCCGCGTCCGGGTGCTCGTACAGCTCCCGCACCTTCGCGAGAAACTCCTGCGGTTTGGCGAGCTGGCCGAGGACGTGCGAGAGGACGCGCTGGTCGTCCCGCGACGCGAGGATGTCCTCCGGGATCGCCCACAGCTCGGCGAAGCGGCGGTTGTACGAGACGATCCGGCTCTTGAGGTCGACGACGAGGATGCCGTCCGCGGTGGACTCGAGCGTGGACTCGAGGAGGGACAGCGAACGCCGGAGCGAGGCGTCCGCGTGCTTGCGCGCGAGCGCGGCGGCGATGTGCTGCGAGGCGTCCGTGAGGAGGCTCGTCTCGCGCTCGCCGAACCGCGTCGCGCGGCTGTAGCTCTGGACGACGAGCGCGCCGAAGATCCGTCCGCCCGATTTCAGCGGCACGCCGATCCAGTCGAGCGAGGGCGCGCCGATCTCCTCCACCTCGCCCCGGTTGACGAGCTCGGAGAAGAGCTCCGGGGAGGCGAGAAGCGGCCGTCCGGTGCGGATCACGTACTCCGTGAGGCCGCGGCCGAGCGGCTTGGCGGCCGGAGCCGGGTCGAACTCGTCGACGAAGTACGGGAAGCGCAGGAGCCGCTCGTCGGCGTCCCAGAGCGCGATGTAGAAGTTGCGGGCGTCGATGAGGTTCCCGATGAGGCGGTGGACGGCGGCGTAGAACTCTCCGAGGTCGCGGGCTTCGTCCGCGGCCTCCGCCACGCGCGCCCGGGTCTCCTGCAGGGCGGCCGCGCGCTTGCGCTCGAGGGCGCTCGCGAGAACCTGGGCGAAGAGGGGAAGGGGCCGCACGGTCTCCTCGCTCCAGCCGGCCTCCCTGCGGATCGTCACGAAGGTCACGACGCCGAGGAGGTGCTGCGAGGCCCGCACCGGCACGAAGACGAAGGACTGGACGCCGAGCGCCTCGGCGAACGCGCGCTCGGCGGCCGCTTCGGGCGGAAGCTCCGCGACCCGCGGCACGTCGACGATCTCGTGTCTCCTCATCCGGCCGACGGACCACGGAAGGTCGGCGACCCGCGGGGCGTCGGGCGGAGGGCCCTTCGCTCCGGTGGTGCGCCACTGCGAAGCCGGGGCGAATCGCTCGCCGTCCTCGCTCAGGAGCCAGAGCGTGACCGCGTCCGCCCCGAGGAACTGCCCGAAGGACTCGAGCGCGCGCTGGATCTGGGCGTCGATCTCGTTCGCGGTCGCGCGGACGAACGCGTTCGAGGTCTCGAGGACGAGGTCCGCGAGGGCCGTGCCCCTCTCGAGGGCGGCCTCGGCGGCCGCGAGGCGGGCGGCGGGGGCGAGGGAGGGGGACGATCCGCTCCGCCCGCGACGCGAGCCCGCATCACCCTTGTGCGCCATCCGCGGATTATGGGCCACTCGGGCGCGCCGGAGCTCCTCGGCTAAGCTCGCAACCGTGGCGCCGCGCATCGTCCTCGCGTCCTCCTCGCCCCGGCGGCGGGAGATCCTCTCCGCCCTCGGCCTGACGTTCGAAACCCGGCCGGCCGACGTCGACGAGTCTCTCCGGGACGGCGAGCCCGCCTTCGAGGCGGCCGAGCGGCTCGCGAGGGAGAAGGCGTCCGCCGTCGCGGGCGGGGCTCCCGGCGCGCTCATCGTTGCGGCGGACACGCTCGTCGTCCTCGACGGCGAGGCGCTCGGCAAGCCGAAGGACCGTGCCGACGCGCGGCGCACGCTCTCGCGGCTCGCGGGCCGCGCCCACGAGGTCGTCACCGGCGTCGCTCTCGCCCGGGACGGCCGGCTCGTCTCGGGCCGGGACGTCACGCGCGTTCACTTCGCCCCGATGACGCCGGGCGAGGTGGACGCCTACGTGGCCAGCGGCGAGCCGGATGATCGCGCCGGTTCGTACGCGATCCAGGGGATCGGCGGCCTCTTCGTCGCGCGCGTCGAGGGCAGCCCCTCCAACGTCGTGGGCCTCCCGGTGCGCCTGCTCTACACGCTCGCGGCGGAGCTCGGGGTGGACCTCAAACCCTGAGGACGGGCATCTCGCCGGAGGTGTCCCGCGCCGCCTGCCGCGACATGTGGAGGACGGCCGGGAATGCGAGCCCGGGACCCAGCACGCCGGCGCCGACGCGCACCTTGACCCTCTGGGGGAGCGGTCCCTTTCCCTCGCGCCACGGGCGGAACGTCTCGGCGAGGCGCGCGACCTTCAGCTTGCAGCCGTCGAGGTTCGCCTCGACGAGGAGCGCGAGAAACTCGTCCTCTTCCCAGCGGAAGAGGTAGTCCGTCATCCGGAGGTTCGCGAAAAGCGTGCTCGCGACCGTCCGGACGGCGTCGTCCACGACCGGGACGGGCGCCGCGCACGTGACGTCGCTCCAGTTCGCGAGGACGATCGACAGCACGGAGAGGACCGAGCCGTGCCGTCGCGAGCGCTCGACCTCCCGGTCGACGATCTCGTCGAAGAACGCGCGCGTGTAAGCCCCCGACTGCGGGTCGCGGATCGGAAACGACGTGCTCAGTCCGGCCTCCGTTTTTCCGAGTCTATCGCGACGCGCGGCCGTCTGTCGTACGCTCTCCGGCGCATGAGCGATCTCCCCGAGACCCTGCCCCTCCGCGACTTCGTCGCAGCGGCCCGGGGCGCCGTCCCGGCCGACCTCGTCCTCAGGAACGCCCGCGTCGTGAACGTCCTGACGGGCGAGATCCACGACGGGACCGTTGGCGTGAAGGGAGACCGCATCCTCGGCTTCGGCGACTACCGCACGGAGCGCCCCGGCGACACTGTCGACCTCCGCGGCGCCTACGTCGCCCCCGCGCTCTGGGACGCGCACCTCCACATCGAGTCCACGATGACGACGCCGGGCACGTTCGCGCGTCACGCCGCGGTTCACGGGACCGCGGCGGCCGTCACGGACCCGCACGAGATCGCGAACGTGCGGGGCGTCGCGGGCATTCGCGACTTTCTGGCGGCGGCGGCGGGCCTCCCGGTGGACGTCTTCGTCATGCTTCCGTCGTGCGTCCCCTCGACGCACCTCGAGACGGCCGGGGCCGCGCTCTCGGCGGACGACCTCGCGCCGCTCTACGCCCTGCCGAACGTGCTCGGCCTCGCCGAGCTCATGAACGTCCCCGGCTTTCTCTTCGGCGACCCCGCCGTCGTCGCGAAGGTGGAGGACGCGCGGAGACGGCGCGTGCCGATCGACGGCCACTCCCCGCTCCTCTCCGGCCTCGACCTGAACGCGTACGTCGGCGCCGGCATCCGCTCGGACCACGAGTGCCTCTCGCGCGCCGAGGCGCACGAGAAGGTGCGACGCGGGATGGACATCTGGATCCGCGAGGGCACGGCCGCGAAGAACCTCGACGAACTGCTGCCGCTCGTCACCGCCGCGAACTCCGAGCGTTTCGCGTTCGCGACGGACGACCGGCACCCGTGGGACCTGCTCCGGCACGGCCACCTCGACCATCACGTGAGGCGCGCGATCGCGCTCGGGCTCGACCCCGTCCTCGCCCTGCGCCTCGCGTCGTGGTCCTGCGCCCGGCACTACGGCTTCACGGACCGCGGCGCCGTCGCGCCCGGCTTCCGGGCCGACCTCCTCACGTTCGAGCGGCTGGACGACTTCCGGCCGGACCTCGTGGTCTTGGGTGGCCGGCGCGTCGCGAAGGGCGGAAAGCTGCTCGTGGACATCCCGGCCGCGCGCATGGAAGAGGGGCCGTCGTTCCGGGTCGAAGGCTTCGACCGTACGCGGCTCAGGGTCGCGGCGGGGGAGGGCGCCTCGCTGCGCGTCATCGAGGTGCGCGCCGGCTCGATCGCGACGGGCGCGTCTTCGCAGCGCGCGGCTCTCGCGGGCGGCGCCGCGGTGCAGGACGTCTCGCGCGATCTCCTGAAGCTGGCCGTGGTCGAGCGGCACCGCGGGACCGGCAACGTGGGCGTCGCGTTCGCGCGCGGCTTCGGCCTGAAGCGCGGCGCGGTGGCCTCGTCCGTCGCGCACGACTCGCACAACGTCGTCGTCGTCGGCGCGGACGACGCGTCGATGGAGACGGCCGTCCGGCGCGTCGCCGAGATCGGCGGCGGGATCGTGGTCGCGGACGGCGCGCAGACTCTCGCCGAGGTCGCGCTGCCGGTCGGCGGCCTCATGTCGAACCTCTCCATGGCCGACGTCGACGCCGCCGAGCGCCGCGCGAACGCGGCCGCCGCGACGCTCGGAGGCACGATGGACCACCCGTTCATGACGCTCGCCTTCCTCGCCCTGCCCGTGATCCCGGAGCTCAAGCTCACGGACAAGGGCCTCGTGGACGTCGCGAAGTTCGACTTCGTGGCGGCCGTGGTCTGAGGCCGGCCCGGTGATCGTCGACTGCGGCATCTACGACGGCGGCGTGCGGCGCGCGGGTACCTTCACGTTCGAAGAGGCCTACGAGGCGTCGAAGAGTCCCGACACCTTCGTGTGGCTCGGCCTGTACGAGCCCACGCCCGACGAATTCGCGTCCGTCAAGACCGCGTTCGAGCTCCACGAGCTGGCGGTCGAGGACGCCCTCAAGGCCCACCAGCGCCCCAAGCTCGAGGTCTACGACGACACGCTCTTCATCGTCGTCAAGACGGCCCGCTACGTGGATTCCGACGAGGTCGTGTCGCTCGGCGAGCTTCTCCTCTTCGCAGGCGCGAACTTCGTCGTCGCCGTCCGGCACGGCGAAGCGAGCCCGCTCGTCGAGACCCGCAGGCGCGTCGAGAAGCGCCCGGAGCTCCTGAAGTGCGGACCGGGCGCCGTGCTCTGGGCCATTCTCGACCACGTCGTGGACGACTACCTTCCGGTGCTGGAGGGCCTCGACCACGACATCGATCAGGTCGAGAACGAGGTCTTCTCGAGCGGGAAGGAGAATCCCGCGGAGCGCATCTACTTCCTCAAGCGCGAAGTCATGGAGTTCCTGCGCGGCGTGCGTCCGCTCCGCGACCCGCTGGACCGGCTCGCGAGCGGAACGCTCACGCTCCTCCACGAGGACATCCGGCCCTACTTCCGCGACGTGAACGACCATCTCGTGCGGGTCGTCGAGCAGCTCGAGGGGGACCGCGACCTTCTGACGAGCATCCTGCAGTCGAACCTGACCCAGGTCTCGATCCTCCAGAACGAGGACATGCGGAAGATCTCGGCGTGGGCGGCGATCCTGGCGGTGCCGACGATGATCGCGGGGATCTACGGCATGAACTTCCAGCACATGCCCGAGCTGAAGTCCCCTTGGGGGTATCCCTTCGCGCTCGGGCTCATGCTGGTCGTCTGCATGGCGCTCCACCGCGCCTTCAAGCGGTCGGGCTGGCTCTAGTCAGCTCTGCGGCGGGCCGCCGCGGAGCCCGCCTCGCATCTGGCGGTGCGCGGCGATCCAGCCGTCCAGCTTCGCCCGCTGCTCGGGCGTGAGCACCGCGTCGATCTCGGCCCGGACGGCCTTCATCTTCGCCTTGGCGGTTTCGCCGTTCGCCCGCACCTTGAGGAACGCGGCGCCGACGACCGCGGGGTCGGGCTTCGCGGCGGACGCGGCCGCCTTCAGGGCCTCGCGATCTGCCTTGGCCTGCTCGCGCAGGGCCGCCCCTTCGTCCTTATGCGAGGCGAAGATCGCCTTGATCTTCTCCTTCTGGGCGTCGGAGAGGTCGAGGGTCGCCATCGCCGCGCGGATGCCCTGGGCCAGCTTGCCGGGCCCGCCGGGAGCGGGCTGGGCGAGGGCGGCCCCGGCCGCGAGCACTCCGGAGAGAACGAGGGCGGAGACACCGAAGAGATTCTTCTGAAAGGGTTTATGAGACATTTGCTGAACCTCCGGGCGGCTTTTCGTCCGCCTCTAGGGTTCAGACGCCGAATGTGGGGTCGGCGTTTACAGATGCCGCCTTCCCCCTCTTACCTTCTAAGAAAGATCCTCTTCAGAATCTCTCGCCGACGAGGACGATCGCGCCCGTCGGAGCCGGGACGCCGCCCTTCGGCTCGACCGAGACGGCGAACTTCAAGGGCCGGTCGTCGAACGACTCCTGCTTCGAGATGGGGATCACCGTCGCCCCGTCGCTCTTGGCGTCGAACGTCCCGGCCGGGACGGGCTGGTCACCCACGAACGCCCACAGCTCGTAGCTCTTCTCGAGCGGCAGGGGAGGCAGGCCGGACACCCAGAGAATTCCCTGCTTCGTCCCGGGGTTCCAGAGCAGCTTGGCGCGGGCGGCCGGGTTTCCCTCGAGCCCCTTCAGGAGCGCGACCTGCACCCGCGGGTCCTTCAGCCAGGAAATTTCCTGCGACGTCAGGGAGATCTGCCGGTCGCGCTCCTTGACCATCGTCTCGAGGCGGGCGACGTTTTCGCGCGTCGCCGCGAGGTCGGCGCGCGTCGCGTACCAGAGGGCCCCGAACGCGGCCGCGAGCATGAACGACGCGGCGACGCCGAGCGCCCAGATCATCGTGGCGAGGCCGCGGTCCGGCCCGGCCTCGGCGATCGCGATTGCGGCCGCTTCGGCGCCGGGCCCCCGGATCTCCCACAGGACGCGGTCCCGGACCTCCGCGGGCGGCGCGATCTTCGCGCCCGTGTCGAGCGCGTCGAGCTCGGCCTCGAGAGCCTCGGCCTGGAAGGCGGCCTCTTCCGCGGCGCGGAGGGCGCGCCTCTGCTCGTCAGCCACGGCTGGTTTCCTTCTGCGCGTTCGCGGCGATCGTGCGCATCTTCGAGAGGCCCGAGCGCGTCCGGCTCTTCACGGTCCCGAGCGGTTCGGCGAGACGCGCGGCGATCTCCTCCTGCGTGAGGCCTTCGAAGTAGGCGAGGCGGAGGACGGCCTGCTCCTTCTCGTTCAGCTGGGCGAGCGCGCGCTCGACGAAGTCGCGCACGTCGGCAGCCTCGGTCTCGTCGGCGGCGCCGGCGACCTGCTCGAGGATGGGTGTGTCCGCCGCCGTGATCCTCTTGTCGAACGACCGGCGGCTCCGCCAGCGGTCGAGCGCCCGGCTGCGCGCGATCGTGAACAGCCAGCCCCGCACGGACGCGCGGGCGCCGTCGAAGCGGCGCGCGTCGCGCCAGGCCTGGACGAAAGTCTCCTGCAGCACGTCTTCGGCGTCCCTCGCGTCCTTCAGGATACGGACACAGAAGCCGAAAAGGACCGGTGCGTGGAGATCGTAGAACGCGGCGAACGCCTCGCGGTCGCCCGCGACGATACGCGCGAAGAGGTCGTCAGCCGCCGCGTCCACGCCCCGGCAGACTGACGGGGCCGCCGGGGACTGTCAAGCGGGGCGGCCGGATCGGCATTTGACGCCCTTGCCGCGCCCCGCTACCTTGCACGCCGAGGCGCGCTGCGCGCGCCCGGAGCACGCATGACACGCAAGCAATCCGCCGCCTCCGGCGGCCAGCCGCCCCTGCCGTTCGACGCGGAGGTCGCCCTTCCGGAGGAAGCCCGGCGGCGGTACCTGAACTACGCCCTGTCCGTCATCACCTCGCGCGCGCTGCCCGACGTCCGCGACGGCCTCAAGCCCGTCCAGCGCCGGATCCTCTTCGCGATGTTCCAGAACCTGCACCTGATGCCGGACGCGAAGTTCAAGAAGTCCGCGTCGGTCGTCGGCGACGTGATCGGCAAGTACCACCCGCACGGCGACGTCGCGATCTACGACGCGATGGTCCGCATGGCGCAGCCCTTCTCGCTGCGCGCCCCGCTCGTCGACGGCCACGGCAACTTCGGTTCGCTGGACGGCGACTCGGCCGCGGCGTACCGGTACACCGAGGCGCGCCTCAAGCCGCTCGCCATCGAGCTCCTCTCGGAGATCCGCAAGAAGACGGTCGACTGGCGCCCGAACTTCGACGGCGTCCACTTCGAGCCGGTCGTCCTCCCGGCGCGCTTCCCGAACCTCCTCGTGAACGGCGCGAGCGGCATCGCGGTCGGCATGGCGACGTCGATTCCTCCGCACAACCCGGTCGAGGTGCTCGACGCTGCGATCGCGGCCGTCGACGACCCGGACGCGGACCCGCTCAAGCACATCAAGGGCCCGGATTTCCCGACGGGCGGGCTCCTCCTCGGGGGCAAGCGCGAGATGCGCGCGATCTACGAGACGGGCCAGGGCACGCTCAAGCTGCGGGCCGAGTGGGAGGTCGAGGAGGGAGCGCGCGGCGCGCAGACCATCGTCGTCACGTCGATCCCGTACGCGCAGGAGAAGGCCTCCCTCGTCTCGAAGATCGCGGACGTCATCATCGAGCGGCGGCTTCCGGTCCTCGTGGACGTGCGCGACGAGTCGACGGACGACGTGCGCATCGTCCTCGAGATCAAGCGCGACACGGATCCGGCGCTCGTCATGACGTACCTCTACAAGCACACGCCGCTCGAGACGACGGTCCCGATCAACCTCACGTGCCTCGTCCCGGGCCCGAACCCGGACGTCGGCGAGCCCGCGCGCCTCTCGCTCAAGGCGATGCTGCGCCACTTCCTCGACTTCCGGCTCGAGACCGTGAGGCGCCGTTTCACGTTCGACCTCGAGGAGCTGCGCCGCCGCATCCACCTCCTCGAAGGCTTCGTGATCATCTACGACGCGCTCGACGAGGCGATCCGGATCATCCGCAAGTCGGACGGCAAGGCGGACGCGGCCGGGAAGCTCATGAAGCGCTTCGGCCTCGACGAGGAGCAGGTCGAGGCGATCCTCGAGACGAAGCTCTACAAGCTCGCGCGCCTCGAGATCGACGCGATCCGCGCCGAGCTGAAGGAGAAGCTCGCGGAGGCCGCGATCATCGAGGCGATCCTCAAGTCGCCGAAGAAGCTCTGGAACGAGGTCCGGGGCGAGCTCGGCGAGGTCCGCGAGGCCCTCGCGGGGGAGAAGCGCCGCACGAAGGTGCTCGCGAGCGTGGACGAGCCTGAATACGACGCCGAGGCGTTCATCCAGCACGAGGACACGTACGCCGTCGTCACGGTCGACGGGTGGCTCAAGCGCCTCGGCCAGCTGAAAGACCCGAAGGCGACACGCCTGCGGGAGGGCGACGAGGTCCTCGCCGTGCTCCAGGGCTCGACGAAGGAGCTCGGCGTCCTCTTCTCGAACCACGGCGCCGCGTACGTTCTCCACCTGAACGACGTACCTCCTTCCACCGGCTACGGCGAGCCCGTCCAGAAGCTCTTCAAGTTCGGGGACGGCGAGCGCGTCGTCGCGGCGATGTCCCTCGACCCGCGCATCACGCGGCCGAAGAACGCCGTGCTCCTCGCCGTCACCCGGCGCGGGCTCGTCTTCCGCTTCTCGGTCGACCCGTTCCGCGAGGTGACGACGCGCGCCGGCCGGCGCTTCGCGCGGCCCGCCAAGGGCGACGAGGTCGCGCACGTCTTCGTCTGCCTCGAGAAGGACCTCGTCGCGCTCGCGTCCGAGAAGGGGCGGGCGATCCTCTTCGCGGCGTCCGAGGTCCCGGTCCTCGCGGGGCCGGGCAAGGGCGTCCTCGGCTTCAAGCTCGCGCCGGACGACAGGCTCGTGGGCGCGGCGCTCTTCGGCGAGGACGAGAAGCGCGCGACGCTGACGCTCGTGAACGGAAAGGGCACCGAGCACACGATCACGAAGCGCTACACGCCGGTCTCGCGCGGCGGGAAGGGCTTCGAGCTCATCAAGCGCGACCGGCTCGTGAAGTCGCTCGCGCCGGAGATCGAGCTCCTCTCGTTCGGCTGAGACGGAATCGCAAAAAGATAAGATGAAGAGGGAGAGGATTTCTATGAAAGTGAATAAAGCAGGGAAATCGGCCGTCGCTTCGAGGGGTTTGCTCGCCGCATGCGGGGGTGTCGCCCTCTTCACCTTCATAGGCTCCTCTTCTTCCGCGGCCCCCGTCGAGCTGCCGCGGCCGAGCCCGGCCGCGTCCGTATTCGAGAAGATCGGGACCGCGAAGCTCACCGTCACGTATTCGCGCCCCGCCGTGAAGGGCCGCGAGGTCTGGGGCGGGCTCGTTCCGTACGGCCAGGTCTGGCGCCTCGGCGCGAACGACGCCACGACGCTCGAGATCTCGGAGGCCTGCAAGCTGGCGGGTCACGAGCTTCCCGCCGGCTCGTACGCGCTCTTCGCGATCCCGGCGAAGGACAAGTGGACGATCGTCGTGAACTCCCAGGCGAAGCAGTGGGGCGCGTACTTCCGCGACCCGAAGAAGGACGTCTTCTCGTTTGACGTGACGCCCTCCGCCGGGCCGCACCAGGAGTGGCTGGAATACCGGATCCACCCGGATTCCGCGCGCGTCGTGCGGGTCGAGATGGCGTGGGAGAAGCTCCGGATCTCGTTCTCCGTCGAGGTGGACGTGAACGGGATCGTCTGGAAGAACCTCGACGCGGCACGCGCGGCCGCCGGGCCGAAGGAGCACACGGACTTCTACCAGTCGGCGCGCTTCTCCCGCGAGACGGGCGAGCGCAAGGCCGAGGCGATGGGCTGGCTGGACGAGGGCATGAAGCGCGGCGACAGCTTCTGGATGGACGAGCTCAAGGGCGATCTCCTCGCAGACGAGGGGAAATACGCCGAGGCGGCGCCGCACCTGGAGAAGGCCATCGAGGGCTCGAAGAAGGCCGGCGCGCCCGAGGAGTGGCGCGACGGCGCGCGGAGGAAGCTCGCCGAGTGGGCCGCGAAGGGAAAGCCGAAGACCTGATGGACGTCGTCCTCGCCGAGAAGTACGGCTTCTGCGCCGGCGTGCGCGTCGCGGACAAGCTCGTCCGCCTCGCGGCGCAGCGCGGTGAGACAGGCGCGATCCTCGGCCAGGTCGTCCACAACGAGAGCGTCGAGTCCGAGATGGCGGGTCTCGGCTTCCCGACGGTCCACGCGCTCGAAGACGCACGGGAGCACGCCGGCCGGATCGTCTTCTCGGCGCACGGCGTCGCGCCGTCCGTGCGCGCGCGCGCCGCGGCGCTCGGTCTCGCGGCCATCGACACGACGTGCAAGTTCGTGACCGACATCCACAAGGAGATCGACCGCTCGCTCGCGGAGGGCGCCTTCCTCGCGATCCTCGGGCAGGCCGACCACCGCGAGGTCGTCGGGTACACGAAGGACCTCGACCCGGCCCGGTACCGGGTGTTCTACAAGCTCGAGGACGTGAAGGCGTTCGACTGGTCGCGCGTCTCCACGGTCAAGATCGTCTTCCAGACGACGATCAACTCGGAGACGTTCGCCGAGCACGTGGCCGAGATCCGCCGGCGCGTCGCCGACACGCGCACCGCGGACACTATCTGCTACGCGACGAAGGAGAATCAGGACGCGCTCCGCGTGCTCTGCGACGACCCCACGATCGACGCGATCGTCGTGATCGGCGGCAAGCACAGCAAGAACACGAAGGAGCTCGCCCACATCGCCGCGGAGAAGAAGCCGACGTTCCTCGTCGGCACCGCCGCCGAGCTCGACCCCGCGAAGCTCGCGGGGTCGAAAAAGGTCGGCGTCTCCGCGGGAGCCTCGACGCCGGACTACGACGTCGAGGCGGTCGTCGCGAAGCTGAAGTCGATCTAACGCCGCTTCGGGTGCCACCCGTCGTCGCCGTCGGGGGGCTTCGGAGTCGGGACGGGCGTCCTCGTCGCGCGCCGCGTCGGCGTGGGTGTCGGAACGACCGTGGGCGTCGCGGTCGGCGGCACTCGGGTCGGCGTCGCTGTCGGGACCGGGCGTCGAACCGGGCGTCGCGGATGGCGTCTGGCGCGGAGTGGGCGTCGCCGCGGGCGGATTGCCCTCCCCGGACGGTCCGTTGTGGCACGTGTAGCAGCCCACGAGCGCGCCGGCCGCGAGCTTCACCGTTCCGTGCTCCGTGCTGAACGTCCGGTCCGTGAAGGCGCGCGAGAGGACCGTGCCCCGGTCGTCCTTGCCGTGACACGCGCGGCAGGACGCGAGGTTGGATTTCGCGGCGCCCTCGTGCCCCTTCACCCAGCTCTGGCCGAGCGGGTGCAGGCCGTGCGGCCCGCCGTTCGTCGTCGAGGGGACGGACGCGTTGTGGCACGTGGAGCACTCCGACAGCGTGCCCGCGTGGCCTTGCAGGGCGATGCTCTGGAGGTTGTCGTTCGCGTGCGAGGACGGGTACTCGGCGTGAGTCGCGCCGTGGCACGCGGAGCACTGCAACCCGCCGTGCCCCTTCGAGAACCGGTAGAGCGAGAGGCCCGCGCCTGGCGTGTCGGCGTTCGTCGCGAAGACCGTGCTCGCCGGAGCGCGCGGGTTGCCGTGCACGTCGAAGACCGACGTGTAGCGGATCTGGCCGTCGTTCACGGTCGCGGTCCCCGCGTGGCATTGCTGGCAGGACGGCTCCTGGAGCCAGCCCGTGCGGCCGGCGGCGCCCACGGCGCTCATCCCGCCGTGGCAGCTCTGGCACTGCATGAGCATCGATCCGTCCGAGGCGACGGCGGCGCCCATCGCGCCGCGCAGGCACTTCGTCTCGGAGCCCGGGTGGCAGCGGTAGCACGCCGAGCGGTTCGCGACGGAGTCGAGCGCGAGGCCGTTCGTCGGGTCGAGGACGCGCGCGTGGCGCGCGTGCATCGCCTGCGTGAGCGGCGGGATCCCGGCCCGGCCGCTGCCCGCCAGCGCCTCGGAGCCGTGGCAGGACGCGCAGAGGATCGACTTGCCGCCGGCCACCGTGGCCGAGAGACCGGCCGGGTTGAAGCCGAGGGCCGCAAGGGCCGCCGCGTACGCCGCGTTCGACGCGTTCATGTCGTCGTGGAGCCGCAGGATGTTGAGGCGGTAATCGCGCTGGGGGTTCGCGTCATGGATCCAGCCGCCGTACGGACGCGCGGCGGGGCCTGACGCCGAGGAATGGCACGAGCTGCAGTCCATCTCGTCGGAGACCGGGAGGACGATGTTCGTCGACGCGAGTACCGCGCCGGCCGGGCTCTTCGCCGTGACCTTCATGAGCGGGTAGAAGTTCTTCTTGCCGGCGTCGTCGTACGGCGTGATCGGGATGCCCTCTGCGATCCACCACTGGAGCGCCGGATCCCAGCCCATCGGCTGGGCGGCGTTCGCCGAGCCGGGCATCTTCTTTCCGAGGAGACCCGTGTCGGCGGCCGGGGAGGCCTTGAAGAGGCTTTGGACGTTGCCCCAGAAGT comes from the Acidobacteriota bacterium genome and includes:
- a CDS encoding periplasmic heavy metal sensor, which produces MSHKPFQKNLFGVSALVLSGVLAAGAALAQPAPGGPGKLAQGIRAAMATLDLSDAQKEKIKAIFASHKDEGAALREQAKADREALKAAASAAKPDPAVVGAAFLKVRANGETAKAKMKAVRAEIDAVLTPEQRAKLDGWIAAHRQMRGGLRGGPPQS
- a CDS encoding anti-sigma factor — translated: MADEQRRALRAAEEAAFQAEALEAELDALDTGAKIAPPAEVRDRVLWEIRGPGAEAAAIAIAEAGPDRGLATMIWALGVAASFMLAAAFGALWYATRADLAATRENVARLETMVKERDRQISLTSQEISWLKDPRVQVALLKGLEGNPAARAKLLWNPGTKQGILWVSGLPPLPLEKSYELWAFVGDQPVPAGTFDAKSDGATVIPISKQESFDDRPLKFAVSVEPKGGVPAPTGAIVLVGERF
- a CDS encoding sigma-70 family RNA polymerase sigma factor — translated: MDAAADDLFARIVAGDREAFAAFYDLHAPVLFGFCVRILKDARDAEDVLQETFVQAWRDARRFDGARASVRGWLFTIARSRALDRWRSRRSFDKRITAADTPILEQVAGAADETEAADVRDFVERALAQLNEKEQAVLRLAYFEGLTQEEIAARLAEPLGTVKSRTRSGLSKMRTIAANAQKETSRG
- a CDS encoding DNA topoisomerase IV subunit A, which gives rise to MTRKQSAASGGQPPLPFDAEVALPEEARRRYLNYALSVITSRALPDVRDGLKPVQRRILFAMFQNLHLMPDAKFKKSASVVGDVIGKYHPHGDVAIYDAMVRMAQPFSLRAPLVDGHGNFGSLDGDSAAAYRYTEARLKPLAIELLSEIRKKTVDWRPNFDGVHFEPVVLPARFPNLLVNGASGIAVGMATSIPPHNPVEVLDAAIAAVDDPDADPLKHIKGPDFPTGGLLLGGKREMRAIYETGQGTLKLRAEWEVEEGARGAQTIVVTSIPYAQEKASLVSKIADVIIERRLPVLVDVRDESTDDVRIVLEIKRDTDPALVMTYLYKHTPLETTVPINLTCLVPGPNPDVGEPARLSLKAMLRHFLDFRLETVRRRFTFDLEELRRRIHLLEGFVIIYDALDEAIRIIRKSDGKADAAGKLMKRFGLDEEQVEAILETKLYKLARLEIDAIRAELKEKLAEAAIIEAILKSPKKLWNEVRGELGEVREALAGEKRRTKVLASVDEPEYDAEAFIQHEDTYAVVTVDGWLKRLGQLKDPKATRLREGDEVLAVLQGSTKELGVLFSNHGAAYVLHLNDVPPSTGYGEPVQKLFKFGDGERVVAAMSLDPRITRPKNAVLLAVTRRGLVFRFSVDPFREVTTRAGRRFARPAKGDEVAHVFVCLEKDLVALASEKGRAILFAASEVPVLAGPGKGVLGFKLAPDDRLVGAALFGEDEKRATLTLVNGKGTEHTITKRYTPVSRGGKGFELIKRDRLVKSLAPEIELLSFG
- a CDS encoding DUF2911 domain-containing protein, whose translation is MNKAGKSAVASRGLLAACGGVALFTFIGSSSSAAPVELPRPSPAASVFEKIGTAKLTVTYSRPAVKGREVWGGLVPYGQVWRLGANDATTLEISEACKLAGHELPAGSYALFAIPAKDKWTIVVNSQAKQWGAYFRDPKKDVFSFDVTPSAGPHQEWLEYRIHPDSARVVRVEMAWEKLRISFSVEVDVNGIVWKNLDAARAAAGPKEHTDFYQSARFSRETGERKAEAMGWLDEGMKRGDSFWMDELKGDLLADEGKYAEAAPHLEKAIEGSKKAGAPEEWRDGARRKLAEWAAKGKPKT
- the ispH gene encoding 4-hydroxy-3-methylbut-2-enyl diphosphate reductase, which codes for MDVVLAEKYGFCAGVRVADKLVRLAAQRGETGAILGQVVHNESVESEMAGLGFPTVHALEDAREHAGRIVFSAHGVAPSVRARAAALGLAAIDTTCKFVTDIHKEIDRSLAEGAFLAILGQADHREVVGYTKDLDPARYRVFYKLEDVKAFDWSRVSTVKIVFQTTINSETFAEHVAEIRRRVADTRTADTICYATKENQDALRVLCDDPTIDAIVVIGGKHSKNTKELAHIAAEKKPTFLVGTAAELDPAKLAGSKKVGVSAGASTPDYDVEAVVAKLKSI